CAATGGTCGTTTACCTAATAATCCCATGACAAACGCCATGGGAGTAAACATCCCAAAAAACATTAGGCTTAAGATAATCCGGGAATTAATCCACCCTAATTTTTCGCCGATCTTCATCCACGCGCGATGCAAGGGCTTAAGCCCTTTTGGAAAAACCATTCCCATTGCCCCAAAAACCGCGGCGATAAGACTTGCCCACAATCGTATACTCTCTCCATGAATGACCAATGGCCATACCGCTACAATTAGAAAGATTCCGCCCATTAACAGGCCGAACGAGCGAAGATCCTTAGCAGTTGGGTGATGAATCGTTGATGTCATGCCGTCACTCTTTCACACTTAATCCAATTCAAATTCTTTCATCCACGTTTCATCCTTCGGCACCGGCTTTTGATGTTCCTTCAAAATAAGACAATTTTCCAGGACGAGGACATCCATCTCTGTCCGCATGAAACACCGGTAGGCATCTTCAGGCGTACAGACAATGGGTTCGCCTCGAACATTAAACGAGGTATTGATCAACACTGCACATCCGGTTTGCTTTTCAAACTCTTGCAATAATTGATAGTAGCGAGGATTGGTATCAGGTGACACCGTCTGAACCCTGGCGGAGTAATCCACATGGGTCACTGCGGGAATATCCGATTTGGGAACATTGAGTAGATCAATCCCCCAAAGATTTTGTTGATCCGGTTGTACCGCTCGTCGTCGCTTCTCGACAACCGGGGCCACCAATAACATGTAAGGACTATCGGTATCCATCTCAAAATACTCGGACACTCGTTCTCTTAAAACCGATGGCGCAAAGGGACGGAAGGATTCCCGATATTTAATTTTTAAATTCATGACCGATTGCATTTTCTCGCTACGAGGGTCGCCCAAGATACTTCGTCCCCCTAAAGCCCGAGGACCGAATTCCATGTGCCCTTGTAACCATCCAATGACCTTTCCCTCAGCCAAATATTCCGCCACTCGACGATACAGGTCCGAATCCTCCACGTACTCATAACTGGCCTCAAGCTGTTGGAGCCGGGATTCAATGTCCTCGTTGGAAAAGCGTGGCCCTAGATAACTGCCTCGCATCGAATCACTAGGGCCCTGGCATACCCGAGGCTGATTCAGATAGCTGTAATGCACATTTAAGGCTGCACCCAACGCGCTGCCCGCATCACCTGCGGCCGGCTGAATCCACAGCCCGCTGAATGGACCTTCCCGCAGCACTCTCCCGTTTCCGACGCAATTCAAGGCCACCCCTCCGGAAAGGCAAAGATTGGAAAGGCCCGTTTCTCGATGAAGGCTGTTGGCCAGACGAAGCATGACCATCTCAGTGACTTCCTGCACAGACCTGGCCAGATCCATTTCCCGCTGGGTGAGAGTACTTTCCGCCTGACGCGGAGGACCACCAAATATGGCGTCGAACTTGTTGTTGGTCATCCGTAATCCGGTACAGTAATCAAAATAGTCCATATTGAGGCGGAAGGTGCCATCCGGCTTCACATCCACCACATTATCCAAAATCGTTTTCACATACTTGGGCTCCCCATAGGGAGCGAGCCCCATCACTTTATATTCCCCGGAATTGACCTTAAACCCGGTATAGTAGGTAAAGGCGGAATACAGCAGCCCGATGGAATGGGGAAAAGGAATTTCCCAAAGAGGTGTTAATTGGTTTCCCCGCCCGACCCAGGCTGAAGTGGTCGCCCATTCGCCCACTCCGTCCATACAGAGGACAACCGCCTCCTTATAAGGAGAAGGGAAAAAGGCCGCAGCCGCATGTGATTCATGGTGCTCCCCAAAGAGCAAAGGCGGCAGGTTCTCTTTTTTATCGAGACCCCCCACCTGACGAAAAGCCTTTTCTAACAAGTTTCGCAGGAACAACTTTTCTTTGATCCAAACAGGAATGGCGGTCAGAAACGATCCTAGTCCCTTCGGCGCATAGGACAAATAGGTTTCCAACAAACGTTCAAATTTGACAAAAGGTTTGTCGTAGAACACCAGATAATCGACGTCGCGCATGCCAACCCCGCCTTGCCGGAGACAATACTCAACCGCATGGCTCGGGAACCCGGCATCATGCTTTTTTCGCGTGAACCGTTCTTCTTGAGCAGCCGCCACAATCTTGCCATTCTGGATGAGACAAGCCGCACTGTCGTGGTAATAGGCGGAAACCCCCAGAATTGAAGTTAATTTCCCGTTTGCCGTTGCCATGTTTTCCCTTAGAACAGCTTGCCTTTGCCACATTGGATGGCCTGGTCAGACAGAAAATCTGTAAATCCTAATTTTTCGGTGAACATGAAGAAGTACTTTACCAACGATTCTTGCCTGTTTCCCTTTCGATCAAATGAAATCAAATGAAAACCTCCTACCGAAGGTATTCTACTTATCGAAACAGTTCATCAAAAAACAATTTCATGTGCTCCCATGACCGTCGATCAGCTTGCTCCTGATATCGCACGCCGTTCATCTCATATTGATTAGCCGAAGGATTGGTGAATCCATGTTTGGCCCCTCCAAAAATCACCATGTGCCAATCGAACCCGGCCTCGTCTAAAGCATGTTTAAATTTCGTAATGTGGTCTTGGCTAAGAAAGGGATCGGCCTCCCCATGGGCAATGAGAATTTTGACTGAACTTTTAATAGCAGAAGATGCGGACGGAAGAGGGAGCGACCCATGGAAACTTACGACTCCTTTGACCGGTGCTCCATCATACACCATTTGCATAACCGTCGCCCCTCCAAAACAATACCCAATAGCTGCTAAACGGGTTTGATCTACCAGGGAGTTAGTCTGAAGAAGCCGTAATCCCTCTTTCGCCCTGGCCTGCCACATCTTTACATTGGCTGTGGTTTGTTGCATCCATTGCCTGGCCGTATCGGCATGAGTGGTCACTTTACCCTTACCATACATATCTACGGCCACCGCCACATATCCCATGGCCGCCAATTGTTCCGCACGAGTTCGGGCATAGTCATTTAACCCCCACCATTCGTGAACAACCAAAATTCCCGGACGTTTACCTTTTATTTCATCATCCCAGGCCACGACTCCTTCCAAAGCAACTTCCCCATGGTTATAGGGGATAGTTGTGATTTGCACCCTGGCTTCCACTTGCGAAGACCATGCACACACAATCATGAGGAGACATAGGCCTAATCGATGGTAAGAGTTCATGATTTCTGCTTCTTTAATGGTTTGGCAAGAATATGGACCGGAATACAGACTGACATGATTTCGATTTAGTCCTATTCTTCCCGTCATTAATCTGAATCCTTCAGAAAAAGGGCCAGATACTAAATTTTACGGTAAATTCAGCATTTGGCAATCTTTTTTGAATTCACTGTTTTTGGGTTTCCCAAGAATCCGCCAGTTGCGCTCTCCAACCGAGAGAAAGAAGCACAATATTCTTTTTTGAACGGTAGAACTCAAACAACACAATGGCAGTTAAATTCGGGACACCGGAAATGATTTCTTGATACTGGTCTTTAGTCATCATCACCAAACGTGTTGATTGTTGAACGTCTCTCTTCAGTTCTTCAAGCGCCAAGGAATCTTCAAGACCCTCCCCCACGATTCGTGAACGACCATGGAGATAGTCCCAATAGAATTCATCTTCATCCTCCCGCCAATCCCATGACTGAAACACCGATATGGGATCCGTTTGTTTATTTAAGCGCCGTTGATTTTCGTCAAAGGCCAGCCTGGGAGAGCCTTCCGCTTGGATACCAGGAATAATAAATCCTGTCACCGTCACCATAAGGGCCACGCCCAACACCCCCACACCCACCAGGCCCATTCGCAAATAATTCTTGACAGCCAGTCCAACCATCATCAGGCCTAACATGCATAATCCCACACGAAGGATCAAAGGAATGACGTCCAATGGGACATGCCATTTTTTTTGCAACAGTATAGGCCCAAGAAATACCGAAACCACAAAAATGCCACCCAAACATGCTAACAAGCCCCTCAACATGCCCTTTCCTTCCGAAAC
Above is a window of Candidatus Nitrospira neomarina DNA encoding:
- a CDS encoding SxtJ family membrane protein, yielding MTSTIHHPTAKDLRSFGLLMGGIFLIVAVWPLVIHGESIRLWASLIAAVFGAMGMVFPKGLKPLHRAWMKIGEKLGWINSRIILSLMFFGMFTPMAFVMGLLGKRPLQLGYDPKANSYRVVKKARSADHVLKPF
- a CDS encoding carbamoyltransferase family protein; the encoded protein is MATANGKLTSILGVSAYYHDSAACLIQNGKIVAAAQEERFTRKKHDAGFPSHAVEYCLRQGGVGMRDVDYLVFYDKPFVKFERLLETYLSYAPKGLGSFLTAIPVWIKEKLFLRNLLEKAFRQVGGLDKKENLPPLLFGEHHESHAAAAFFPSPYKEAVVLCMDGVGEWATTSAWVGRGNQLTPLWEIPFPHSIGLLYSAFTYYTGFKVNSGEYKVMGLAPYGEPKYVKTILDNVVDVKPDGTFRLNMDYFDYCTGLRMTNNKFDAIFGGPPRQAESTLTQREMDLARSVQEVTEMVMLRLANSLHRETGLSNLCLSGGVALNCVGNGRVLREGPFSGLWIQPAAGDAGSALGAALNVHYSYLNQPRVCQGPSDSMRGSYLGPRFSNEDIESRLQQLEASYEYVEDSDLYRRVAEYLAEGKVIGWLQGHMEFGPRALGGRSILGDPRSEKMQSVMNLKIKYRESFRPFAPSVLRERVSEYFEMDTDSPYMLLVAPVVEKRRRAVQPDQQNLWGIDLLNVPKSDIPAVTHVDYSARVQTVSPDTNPRYYQLLQEFEKQTGCAVLINTSFNVRGEPIVCTPEDAYRCFMRTEMDVLVLENCLILKEHQKPVPKDETWMKEFELD
- a CDS encoding dienelactone hydrolase family protein; protein product: MNSYHRLGLCLLMIVCAWSSQVEARVQITTIPYNHGEVALEGVVAWDDEIKGKRPGILVVHEWWGLNDYARTRAEQLAAMGYVAVAVDMYGKGKVTTHADTARQWMQQTTANVKMWQARAKEGLRLLQTNSLVDQTRLAAIGYCFGGATVMQMVYDGAPVKGVVSFHGSLPLPSASSAIKSSVKILIAHGEADPFLSQDHITKFKHALDEAGFDWHMVIFGGAKHGFTNPSANQYEMNGVRYQEQADRRSWEHMKLFFDELFR